One stretch of Cygnus atratus isolate AKBS03 ecotype Queensland, Australia chromosome 26, CAtr_DNAZoo_HiC_assembly, whole genome shotgun sequence DNA includes these proteins:
- the ACSBG2 gene encoding long-chain-fatty-acid--CoA ligase ACSBG2 isoform X2 — MRWTMLCESDARMALTEPVPTAYLNLDAQGNCKVSLDDALVNSSARAVEVYNTETVEDTKTEGSQMNKLGFKSSSPPPSSVWTTQRDGEVRLRMDEQGIGSEAPKTVHDLFQEATNKYGDYYALASKKGGQWIKLTYKMYYDECCKAAKSFLKLGLERFHGVCLLGFNSPEWFIADIGAILAGGLAVGIYTTNSPEACHYVAENSSANIVVVENHKQLQKILEVQHKLPHLKAIVQYGEELKEKRPNLYSWREFMDLGKDVPDAQLHEIIDSQKPNQCCTLIYTSGTTGQPKGVMLSHDNLTWTSLAAGRSITLAEATEKQELVVSYLPLSHVAAQMTDIWLSITFGAQVFFAQPDALKGTLVDTLREVRPTAFLGVPRVWEKMEERMKSVGAKSSMLKRKVASWAKEVGLQTNLKWMNGYSEVPVNFRLARHLVYKKVRKAIGLDRCTKCYSGAAPITRETLEFFLSLNIPVYELYGMSESSGPHTVSLPHAFKFTSCGKEMTGCRTLIHKPDEDGNGEICFSGRHIFMGYLNMEEKTKEAIDEDGWLHSGDLGKCDKDGFLYITGRIKELIITAGGENIPPVPIEDAVKEAVPIISNAMLVGDKAKFLAMLLTLKCNIDIESGEPGDDLTPEAIEFCQKLGSKATKVSEIISSKDKAIYAAIQKGISAVNERAVSNAQKVQKWVILEKDFSLFGGELGPTMKLKRPVVAQKYKDQINQFYMDTPTTTENPLRR, encoded by the exons ATGCGTT GGACAATGCTGTGTGAATCAGATGCACGTATGGCACTTACAGAACCTGTCCCCACAGCTTATCTTAATTTGGATGCTCAAGGAAACTGCAAGGTGTCATTGGATGATGCACTGGTCAACTCTTCAGCTAG AGCTGTTGAGGTCTACAACACTGAGACAGTTGAAGATACTAAGACAGAGGGATCTCAGATGAACAAGCTTGGTTTCAAAT CCTCTtcacctcctccctccagcGTGTGGACAACACAACGAGATGGAGAAGTCAGACTGAGGATGGATGAGCAGGGCATAGGCAGTGAGGCACCAAAGACTGTTCATGATCTATTCCAGGAAGCTACTAATAAATATGGTGACTATTATGCTCTTGCATCCAAGAAAGGTGGCCAGTGGATAAAGCTTACTTACAAGATGTACTATGATGAGTGCTGTAAAGCAGCCAAAAGCTTTCTGAAG CTGGGACTAGAGCGTTTCCATGGAGTGTGCCTCTTGGGATTTAATTCTCCAGAGTGGTTTATTGCTGACATTGGAGCTATCCTTGCAGG tgGTCTTGCCGTTGGTATCTACACTACAAACTCTCCTGAGGCCTGTCATTATGTAGCAGAGAACAGCAGTGCTAACATTGTGGTTGTGGAAAACCataaacagctgcagaaaatctTAGAA GTTCAGCATAAACTACCTCATTTGAAAGCTATTGTCCAATATGGGGAAGAGCTAAAAGAGAAGAGACCAAATCTGTATTCT TGGCGAGAGTTCATGGACCTTGGCAAAGATGTTCCAGACGCTCAGCTCCATGAAATCATTGACTCACAGAAGCCTAATCAGTGCTGTACGCTAATATATACCTCAGGGACAACTGGACAGCCAAAGGGAGTAATGCTCAGTCATGACAAC TTGACATGGACATCATTAGCAGCAGGACGTTCCATAACGCTGGCAGaagctacagaaaagcaagaactgGTGGTCAGCTATCTGCCTCTCAGTCATGTTGCTGCACAGATGACGGATATTTGGTTATCAATTACGTTTGGAGCACAAGTTTTCTTTGCTCAGCCAGATGCACTAAAG GGCACCTTGGTAGACACCCTGCGGGAGGTGAGGCCAACTGCGTTTTTGGGAGTTCCTCGTgtctgggaaaaaatggaagaaagaatgaaatctgTTGGTGCAAAATCATCAATGCTCAAAAGAAAAGTGGCATCATGGGCCAAGGAAGTCGGGTTACAGACAAACCTGAAGTGGATGAACGG GTATTCTGAAGTCCCAGTGAACTTCCGCTTAGCCAGGCACCTGGTGTACAAGAAGGTTCGAAAGGCCATTGGGCTGGATCGCTGCACAAAGTGCTACTCCGGAGCCGCTCCAATAACCAGAGAGACGCTGGAATTCTTTTTAAGTCTGAACATTCCTGTGTATGAACTGTACGGCATGAGCGAGAGCTCTGGGCCTCACACAGTCTCTCTACCTCACGCGTTCAAGTTTACCAG CTGTGGAAAGGAAATGACAGGCTGCCGGACACTGATCCATAAGCCAGATGAAGATGGCAATGGGGAGATCTGCTTCTCAGGAAGGCACATCTTCATGGGCTACTTGAACATGGAAGAGAAAACCAAAGAGGCAATTGATGAAGATGGCTGGCTGCATTCAGGTGACCTTGGCAAGTGTGATAAAGATGGATTCCTTTACATCACTGGCAGAATTAAAG AGCTCATCATCACAGCAGGAGGTGAGAATATTCCTCCCGTTCCAATTGAGGATGCTGTAAAAGAGGCCGTTCCCATCATTAGCAATGCAATGTTGGTTGGAGACAAAGCAAAATTCCTTGCTATGCTTCTAACACTAAAG TGCAACATAGATATAGAAAGTGGGGAGCCAGGAGATGACCTCACTCCAGAAGCAATTGAATTCTGCCAAAAACTGGGCAGCAAGGCTACAAAAGTCTCTGAAATCATAAGCAGCAAAGACAAGGCTATCTATGCAGCTATCCAGAAGGGAATTTCAGCAGTCAACGAGAGAGCTGTCTCAAATGCTCAGAAAGTCCAGAAGTGGGTTATTCTGGAGAAGGACTTCTCTCTCTTTGGTGGAGAGCTCG GCCCAACAATGAAACTGAAGAGACCAGTGGTGGCACAGAAGTATAAAGACCAAATCAATCAGTTTTATATGGATACGCCGACCACAACAGAGAACCCTCTTAGGCGGTAA
- the ACSBG2 gene encoding long-chain-fatty-acid--CoA ligase ACSBG2 isoform X3, with amino-acid sequence MLCESDARMALTEPVPTAYLNLDAQGNCKVSLDDALVNSSARAVEVYNTETVEDTKTEGSQMNKLGFKSSSPPPSSVWTTQRDGEVRLRMDEQGIGSEAPKTVHDLFQEATNKYGDYYALASKKGGQWIKLTYKMYYDECCKAAKSFLKLGLERFHGVCLLGFNSPEWFIADIGAILAGGLAVGIYTTNSPEACHYVAENSSANIVVVENHKQLQKILEVQHKLPHLKAIVQYGEELKEKRPNLYSWREFMDLGKDVPDAQLHEIIDSQKPNQCCTLIYTSGTTGQPKGVMLSHDNLTWTSLAAGRSITLAEATEKQELVVSYLPLSHVAAQMTDIWLSITFGAQVFFAQPDALKGTLVDTLREVRPTAFLGVPRVWEKMEERMKSVGAKSSMLKRKVASWAKEVGLQTNLKWMNGYSEVPVNFRLARHLVYKKVRKAIGLDRCTKCYSGAAPITRETLEFFLSLNIPVYELYGMSESSGPHTVSLPHAFKFTSCGKEMTGCRTLIHKPDEDGNGEICFSGRHIFMGYLNMEEKTKEAIDEDGWLHSGDLGKCDKDGFLYITGRIKELIITAGGENIPPVPIEDAVKEAVPIISNAMLVGDKAKFLAMLLTLKCNIDIESGEPGDDLTPEAIEFCQKLGSKATKVSEIISSKDKAIYAAIQKGISAVNERAVSNAQKVQKWVILEKDFSLFGGELGPTMKLKRPVVAQKYKDQINQFYMDTPTTTENPLRR; translated from the exons ATGCTGTGTGAATCAGATGCACGTATGGCACTTACAGAACCTGTCCCCACAGCTTATCTTAATTTGGATGCTCAAGGAAACTGCAAGGTGTCATTGGATGATGCACTGGTCAACTCTTCAGCTAG AGCTGTTGAGGTCTACAACACTGAGACAGTTGAAGATACTAAGACAGAGGGATCTCAGATGAACAAGCTTGGTTTCAAAT CCTCTtcacctcctccctccagcGTGTGGACAACACAACGAGATGGAGAAGTCAGACTGAGGATGGATGAGCAGGGCATAGGCAGTGAGGCACCAAAGACTGTTCATGATCTATTCCAGGAAGCTACTAATAAATATGGTGACTATTATGCTCTTGCATCCAAGAAAGGTGGCCAGTGGATAAAGCTTACTTACAAGATGTACTATGATGAGTGCTGTAAAGCAGCCAAAAGCTTTCTGAAG CTGGGACTAGAGCGTTTCCATGGAGTGTGCCTCTTGGGATTTAATTCTCCAGAGTGGTTTATTGCTGACATTGGAGCTATCCTTGCAGG tgGTCTTGCCGTTGGTATCTACACTACAAACTCTCCTGAGGCCTGTCATTATGTAGCAGAGAACAGCAGTGCTAACATTGTGGTTGTGGAAAACCataaacagctgcagaaaatctTAGAA GTTCAGCATAAACTACCTCATTTGAAAGCTATTGTCCAATATGGGGAAGAGCTAAAAGAGAAGAGACCAAATCTGTATTCT TGGCGAGAGTTCATGGACCTTGGCAAAGATGTTCCAGACGCTCAGCTCCATGAAATCATTGACTCACAGAAGCCTAATCAGTGCTGTACGCTAATATATACCTCAGGGACAACTGGACAGCCAAAGGGAGTAATGCTCAGTCATGACAAC TTGACATGGACATCATTAGCAGCAGGACGTTCCATAACGCTGGCAGaagctacagaaaagcaagaactgGTGGTCAGCTATCTGCCTCTCAGTCATGTTGCTGCACAGATGACGGATATTTGGTTATCAATTACGTTTGGAGCACAAGTTTTCTTTGCTCAGCCAGATGCACTAAAG GGCACCTTGGTAGACACCCTGCGGGAGGTGAGGCCAACTGCGTTTTTGGGAGTTCCTCGTgtctgggaaaaaatggaagaaagaatgaaatctgTTGGTGCAAAATCATCAATGCTCAAAAGAAAAGTGGCATCATGGGCCAAGGAAGTCGGGTTACAGACAAACCTGAAGTGGATGAACGG GTATTCTGAAGTCCCAGTGAACTTCCGCTTAGCCAGGCACCTGGTGTACAAGAAGGTTCGAAAGGCCATTGGGCTGGATCGCTGCACAAAGTGCTACTCCGGAGCCGCTCCAATAACCAGAGAGACGCTGGAATTCTTTTTAAGTCTGAACATTCCTGTGTATGAACTGTACGGCATGAGCGAGAGCTCTGGGCCTCACACAGTCTCTCTACCTCACGCGTTCAAGTTTACCAG CTGTGGAAAGGAAATGACAGGCTGCCGGACACTGATCCATAAGCCAGATGAAGATGGCAATGGGGAGATCTGCTTCTCAGGAAGGCACATCTTCATGGGCTACTTGAACATGGAAGAGAAAACCAAAGAGGCAATTGATGAAGATGGCTGGCTGCATTCAGGTGACCTTGGCAAGTGTGATAAAGATGGATTCCTTTACATCACTGGCAGAATTAAAG AGCTCATCATCACAGCAGGAGGTGAGAATATTCCTCCCGTTCCAATTGAGGATGCTGTAAAAGAGGCCGTTCCCATCATTAGCAATGCAATGTTGGTTGGAGACAAAGCAAAATTCCTTGCTATGCTTCTAACACTAAAG TGCAACATAGATATAGAAAGTGGGGAGCCAGGAGATGACCTCACTCCAGAAGCAATTGAATTCTGCCAAAAACTGGGCAGCAAGGCTACAAAAGTCTCTGAAATCATAAGCAGCAAAGACAAGGCTATCTATGCAGCTATCCAGAAGGGAATTTCAGCAGTCAACGAGAGAGCTGTCTCAAATGCTCAGAAAGTCCAGAAGTGGGTTATTCTGGAGAAGGACTTCTCTCTCTTTGGTGGAGAGCTCG GCCCAACAATGAAACTGAAGAGACCAGTGGTGGCACAGAAGTATAAAGACCAAATCAATCAGTTTTATATGGATACGCCGACCACAACAGAGAACCCTCTTAGGCGGTAA
- the ACSBG2 gene encoding long-chain-fatty-acid--CoA ligase ACSBG2 isoform X1, with amino-acid sequence MRCKTAAEPCGTMLCESDARMALTEPVPTAYLNLDAQGNCKVSLDDALVNSSARAVEVYNTETVEDTKTEGSQMNKLGFKSSSPPPSSVWTTQRDGEVRLRMDEQGIGSEAPKTVHDLFQEATNKYGDYYALASKKGGQWIKLTYKMYYDECCKAAKSFLKLGLERFHGVCLLGFNSPEWFIADIGAILAGGLAVGIYTTNSPEACHYVAENSSANIVVVENHKQLQKILEVQHKLPHLKAIVQYGEELKEKRPNLYSWREFMDLGKDVPDAQLHEIIDSQKPNQCCTLIYTSGTTGQPKGVMLSHDNLTWTSLAAGRSITLAEATEKQELVVSYLPLSHVAAQMTDIWLSITFGAQVFFAQPDALKGTLVDTLREVRPTAFLGVPRVWEKMEERMKSVGAKSSMLKRKVASWAKEVGLQTNLKWMNGYSEVPVNFRLARHLVYKKVRKAIGLDRCTKCYSGAAPITRETLEFFLSLNIPVYELYGMSESSGPHTVSLPHAFKFTSCGKEMTGCRTLIHKPDEDGNGEICFSGRHIFMGYLNMEEKTKEAIDEDGWLHSGDLGKCDKDGFLYITGRIKELIITAGGENIPPVPIEDAVKEAVPIISNAMLVGDKAKFLAMLLTLKCNIDIESGEPGDDLTPEAIEFCQKLGSKATKVSEIISSKDKAIYAAIQKGISAVNERAVSNAQKVQKWVILEKDFSLFGGELGPTMKLKRPVVAQKYKDQINQFYMDTPTTTENPLRR; translated from the exons ATGCGTTGTAAGACTGCAGCGGAGCCCTGCG GGACAATGCTGTGTGAATCAGATGCACGTATGGCACTTACAGAACCTGTCCCCACAGCTTATCTTAATTTGGATGCTCAAGGAAACTGCAAGGTGTCATTGGATGATGCACTGGTCAACTCTTCAGCTAG AGCTGTTGAGGTCTACAACACTGAGACAGTTGAAGATACTAAGACAGAGGGATCTCAGATGAACAAGCTTGGTTTCAAAT CCTCTtcacctcctccctccagcGTGTGGACAACACAACGAGATGGAGAAGTCAGACTGAGGATGGATGAGCAGGGCATAGGCAGTGAGGCACCAAAGACTGTTCATGATCTATTCCAGGAAGCTACTAATAAATATGGTGACTATTATGCTCTTGCATCCAAGAAAGGTGGCCAGTGGATAAAGCTTACTTACAAGATGTACTATGATGAGTGCTGTAAAGCAGCCAAAAGCTTTCTGAAG CTGGGACTAGAGCGTTTCCATGGAGTGTGCCTCTTGGGATTTAATTCTCCAGAGTGGTTTATTGCTGACATTGGAGCTATCCTTGCAGG tgGTCTTGCCGTTGGTATCTACACTACAAACTCTCCTGAGGCCTGTCATTATGTAGCAGAGAACAGCAGTGCTAACATTGTGGTTGTGGAAAACCataaacagctgcagaaaatctTAGAA GTTCAGCATAAACTACCTCATTTGAAAGCTATTGTCCAATATGGGGAAGAGCTAAAAGAGAAGAGACCAAATCTGTATTCT TGGCGAGAGTTCATGGACCTTGGCAAAGATGTTCCAGACGCTCAGCTCCATGAAATCATTGACTCACAGAAGCCTAATCAGTGCTGTACGCTAATATATACCTCAGGGACAACTGGACAGCCAAAGGGAGTAATGCTCAGTCATGACAAC TTGACATGGACATCATTAGCAGCAGGACGTTCCATAACGCTGGCAGaagctacagaaaagcaagaactgGTGGTCAGCTATCTGCCTCTCAGTCATGTTGCTGCACAGATGACGGATATTTGGTTATCAATTACGTTTGGAGCACAAGTTTTCTTTGCTCAGCCAGATGCACTAAAG GGCACCTTGGTAGACACCCTGCGGGAGGTGAGGCCAACTGCGTTTTTGGGAGTTCCTCGTgtctgggaaaaaatggaagaaagaatgaaatctgTTGGTGCAAAATCATCAATGCTCAAAAGAAAAGTGGCATCATGGGCCAAGGAAGTCGGGTTACAGACAAACCTGAAGTGGATGAACGG GTATTCTGAAGTCCCAGTGAACTTCCGCTTAGCCAGGCACCTGGTGTACAAGAAGGTTCGAAAGGCCATTGGGCTGGATCGCTGCACAAAGTGCTACTCCGGAGCCGCTCCAATAACCAGAGAGACGCTGGAATTCTTTTTAAGTCTGAACATTCCTGTGTATGAACTGTACGGCATGAGCGAGAGCTCTGGGCCTCACACAGTCTCTCTACCTCACGCGTTCAAGTTTACCAG CTGTGGAAAGGAAATGACAGGCTGCCGGACACTGATCCATAAGCCAGATGAAGATGGCAATGGGGAGATCTGCTTCTCAGGAAGGCACATCTTCATGGGCTACTTGAACATGGAAGAGAAAACCAAAGAGGCAATTGATGAAGATGGCTGGCTGCATTCAGGTGACCTTGGCAAGTGTGATAAAGATGGATTCCTTTACATCACTGGCAGAATTAAAG AGCTCATCATCACAGCAGGAGGTGAGAATATTCCTCCCGTTCCAATTGAGGATGCTGTAAAAGAGGCCGTTCCCATCATTAGCAATGCAATGTTGGTTGGAGACAAAGCAAAATTCCTTGCTATGCTTCTAACACTAAAG TGCAACATAGATATAGAAAGTGGGGAGCCAGGAGATGACCTCACTCCAGAAGCAATTGAATTCTGCCAAAAACTGGGCAGCAAGGCTACAAAAGTCTCTGAAATCATAAGCAGCAAAGACAAGGCTATCTATGCAGCTATCCAGAAGGGAATTTCAGCAGTCAACGAGAGAGCTGTCTCAAATGCTCAGAAAGTCCAGAAGTGGGTTATTCTGGAGAAGGACTTCTCTCTCTTTGGTGGAGAGCTCG GCCCAACAATGAAACTGAAGAGACCAGTGGTGGCACAGAAGTATAAAGACCAAATCAATCAGTTTTATATGGATACGCCGACCACAACAGAGAACCCTCTTAGGCGGTAA